The following proteins come from a genomic window of Bradyrhizobium paxllaeri:
- a CDS encoding acyl-CoA dehydrogenase family protein, whose translation MNFDFSDDQKQMRDAARKFLAEQCPPKAVREVLDGKAAYDKKLWQGLAEMGFLGVAIPEEFGGAGAGHLELCVIAEEMGRANAPVPFSSTVYLAAEALLLAGSDAQKRKWLPKIASGEAIGTLALFEGKGNPSSKAIKLQASGGTLSGVKKPVPDGAIADFAVVAARTGSSGRDSDISLFLVDLKAGGVEVKSLTNVDPTRGQAELAFKNAKAEPLGAAGEGWSILTQVLDRAAVLLAFEQVGGSDRALEMGRDYALDRIAFGRPIGSFQAVKHILADMYVSATLARSNCYYGAWALSTNASELPEAAAAARISATQAFQHCSKNNIQVHGGMGFTWEFDCHMYYRRANATALTLGSLSYWEDQLIDRMRKKNAA comes from the coding sequence ATGAACTTCGATTTCTCCGACGACCAGAAACAGATGCGCGACGCGGCGAGGAAGTTCCTCGCCGAACAGTGCCCGCCGAAAGCCGTTCGCGAGGTGCTCGACGGCAAGGCCGCCTATGACAAGAAGCTGTGGCAGGGGCTCGCCGAGATGGGCTTCCTCGGCGTTGCGATCCCCGAAGAATTCGGCGGCGCGGGCGCCGGCCATCTCGAGCTCTGCGTGATCGCCGAAGAAATGGGCCGCGCCAACGCGCCGGTGCCGTTCTCCTCCACCGTCTACCTCGCCGCCGAAGCGTTGCTGCTGGCCGGTTCTGACGCGCAGAAGCGGAAATGGCTGCCGAAGATTGCCTCGGGCGAGGCGATCGGTACGCTGGCGCTGTTCGAGGGCAAGGGCAATCCGTCGTCCAAGGCGATCAAGCTGCAGGCTTCCGGCGGTACGCTGTCAGGCGTGAAGAAGCCGGTGCCGGACGGCGCGATTGCCGATTTCGCCGTCGTCGCCGCGCGCACCGGCTCCTCGGGGCGCGATTCCGACATCTCGCTGTTCCTGGTCGACCTCAAGGCCGGCGGCGTGGAGGTGAAGTCGCTGACCAATGTCGATCCGACAAGGGGGCAGGCCGAGCTCGCCTTCAAGAACGCCAAGGCCGAACCGCTCGGTGCGGCCGGCGAAGGCTGGAGTATCCTCACGCAAGTGCTGGACCGCGCTGCCGTGCTGCTCGCGTTCGAGCAGGTCGGCGGCTCCGACCGTGCGCTGGAAATGGGCCGCGACTATGCGCTCGATCGTATCGCCTTCGGCCGGCCGATCGGCTCGTTCCAGGCGGTGAAACACATCCTCGCCGATATGTATGTCTCGGCGACGCTGGCGCGCTCGAACTGCTATTACGGCGCCTGGGCGCTCTCGACCAACGCTTCCGAATTGCCGGAGGCCGCAGCGGCCGCGCGCATCAGCGCGACGCAGGCGTTCCAGCACTGCTCCAAGAACAACATCCAGGTGCACGGCGGCATGGGTTTCACCTGGGAGTTCGACTGCCACATGTACTATCGCCGTGCTAACGCCACAGCGCTGACGCTCGGCAGCCTGTCGTACTGGGAAGATCAGTTGATCGACCGCATGCGCAAGAAGAACGCGGCTTGA
- a CDS encoding acyl-CoA dehydrogenase, producing the protein MNFDDTPQEAAFRAEAKAWIQANAPKQYEEELRKSSLGRTVLKGANILEVAKAWQKKKADAGWACLHWPKEYGGRGASPIERVIWQQEEGPFGKLSGMFIIGHGMCGPTMMAFAGEEQKRKYLPPLASGEKVWCQLFSEPAGGSDVAGLRTRAEKKGDDWIINGQKIWTSGAHYSDYGILLTRTDPTVPKHKGLTMFFLDMKSPGVEVRPIKQASGQSDFNEVYFTDVKIPDSQRLGAVNDGWNVSLTTLMNERMSIGAGVATGFPELFDFCNSLMLEDGPAIEDRSVRSRLANYAVKASGLRYTSMRAISALSKGERPGPENSIGKLVAGSMVQEVAMYALDLQGAAGVLSGPEDAEVAGKFQAMLLRAPGTRVEGGTDEIMRNIIAERVLGLPGDIRVDKDVPFNQIPTKGRA; encoded by the coding sequence ATGAACTTCGACGACACCCCGCAGGAAGCCGCATTCCGCGCCGAGGCCAAGGCGTGGATACAAGCCAACGCGCCGAAGCAATATGAGGAAGAACTTCGCAAATCCTCTCTCGGCCGAACCGTCCTCAAGGGCGCCAATATTCTGGAGGTCGCAAAGGCCTGGCAGAAGAAGAAGGCCGATGCCGGCTGGGCCTGCCTGCACTGGCCGAAGGAATATGGCGGCCGCGGCGCTTCACCGATCGAGCGCGTGATCTGGCAGCAGGAAGAGGGGCCGTTCGGCAAGCTTTCCGGCATGTTCATCATCGGCCATGGCATGTGCGGGCCGACCATGATGGCGTTCGCCGGCGAAGAGCAGAAGCGCAAATATCTGCCGCCGCTGGCGTCAGGTGAAAAGGTCTGGTGTCAACTATTCTCCGAACCCGCCGGCGGCTCCGACGTCGCAGGGCTCCGTACCCGCGCCGAGAAGAAGGGCGACGACTGGATCATCAACGGCCAGAAGATCTGGACCTCGGGCGCGCATTATTCGGACTACGGCATTTTGCTCACGCGAACCGATCCGACCGTGCCGAAGCACAAGGGGCTCACCATGTTCTTCCTGGACATGAAGAGCCCCGGCGTCGAGGTGCGGCCGATCAAGCAGGCGAGCGGCCAGTCCGACTTCAACGAGGTCTACTTTACCGACGTGAAGATTCCGGATTCGCAGCGGCTCGGCGCCGTCAATGACGGCTGGAACGTTTCGCTGACGACGCTGATGAACGAGCGCATGTCGATCGGCGCCGGCGTCGCGACCGGTTTTCCCGAACTGTTCGATTTCTGCAACAGCCTGATGCTGGAGGATGGGCCGGCGATCGAAGACCGCAGCGTCCGTTCCAGGCTGGCGAACTATGCCGTGAAGGCGAGTGGGCTGCGATACACCAGCATGCGCGCGATCTCGGCGCTATCGAAGGGCGAGCGGCCGGGGCCGGAAAATTCCATCGGCAAACTGGTGGCGGGATCGATGGTGCAGGAAGTCGCGATGTACGCGCTGGACCTGCAGGGCGCCGCCGGCGTGTTGAGCGGGCCGGAGGACGCCGAAGTTGCCGGCAAATTCCAGGCGATGCTGCTGCGCGCGCCCGGCACCCGCGTCGAGGGCGGCACCGACGAGATCATGCGCAACATCATCGCCGAGCGCGTGCTCGGTTTGCCCGGCGATATCAGGGTCGACAAGGACGTGCCGTTCAACCAGATCCCGACCAAGGGAAGGGCGTAG